The Solanum lycopersicum chromosome 9, SLM_r2.1 genome window below encodes:
- the LOC101254631 gene encoding calmodulin-like protein 3: protein MDPKEIRRVFLMFDRNGDGKITRKELSDSLQNMGIYIPEMEFVQMIDKIDINRDGFVDMEEFGTLYQSIMDDKDEEEDMREAFNVFDQNDDGFITVEELRSVLSSLGLKQGKTLEDCKRMIIKVDVDGDGMVDYKEFRQMMKRGGFSSLS, encoded by the coding sequence ATGGATCCAAAAGAGATCCGTAGAGTTTTTCTTATGTTCGATCGAAATGGAGACGGAAAAATTACGCGAAAGGAGTTAAGCGATTCTTTGCAAAATATGGGAATTTACATTCCTGAAATGGAATTTGTGCAAATGATCGATAAGATAGATATAAACAGAGATGGATTTGTAGACATGGAGGAATTTGGGACATTATATCAGTCGATAATGGATgataaagatgaagaagaagatatgaGAGAAGCTTTCAACGTGTTCGATCAAAATGATGATGGATTCATCACGGTGGAGGAATTGAGATCCGTTTTGTCATCATTGGGTTTGAAACAAGGAAAAACCCTAGAAGATTGTAAAAGAATGATCATAAAAGTTGACGTGGACGGTGATGGAATGGTTGATTACAAGGAGTTTAGACAAATGATGAAACGTGGTGGATTTTCTTCTTTGAGCTAG